The Leifsonia williamsii genome includes a region encoding these proteins:
- a CDS encoding NYN domain-containing protein, with amino-acid sequence MTEPGDGRVAVYIDFDNIVISRYDQVHGRGSFMRDRQRSAGGQPKPTFAARLAEARVDLGAVIDFSSSFGTLVLTRAYADWSAAVNAEYRGQLVGRAVDLVQLFPAAAYAKNGADIRLAVDAVEDLFRLPELTHVVIVAGDSDYVPLAQRIKRLGRYVVGIGVAGSTARSLAAACDEFVSYDDLPGIARDEAADAADDVPVAAASAGSAATSSDQEAAVTPAEDEAPAAAATTTSTRSRKVRAEQPAAAADDEENTAEDAEEAAAEEPEQKPKRRRRRPAETAEQPDEEPAEDLQLVATRLLARAMQLGHEKDDSEWLHAGQVKSQMKRMDPSFSEKALGYRSFSDFVKSRDSLVELDDSSTAQLIRLAPSRPRRARHSGRISDPVNAS; translated from the coding sequence ATGACCGAACCAGGGGACGGCCGCGTCGCTGTCTACATCGACTTCGACAACATCGTCATCTCCCGCTACGACCAGGTGCACGGCCGGGGCTCGTTCATGCGCGACCGGCAGCGGTCCGCCGGCGGCCAGCCGAAGCCCACGTTCGCGGCGCGGCTCGCGGAGGCGCGGGTCGACCTGGGCGCGGTGATCGACTTCTCCTCGTCGTTCGGCACGCTGGTGCTGACCAGGGCGTACGCGGACTGGTCGGCCGCCGTGAACGCCGAGTACCGCGGTCAGCTCGTCGGGCGCGCGGTCGACCTCGTGCAGCTGTTCCCCGCCGCCGCCTACGCCAAGAACGGCGCCGACATCCGGCTCGCGGTCGACGCGGTGGAGGACCTCTTCCGCCTTCCCGAGCTCACGCACGTCGTCATCGTCGCCGGTGACAGCGACTACGTCCCGCTGGCCCAGCGGATCAAGCGGCTCGGCCGGTACGTCGTCGGCATCGGCGTCGCCGGTTCCACCGCGCGCTCGCTCGCAGCGGCGTGCGACGAGTTCGTGAGCTACGACGACCTGCCCGGCATCGCACGGGACGAGGCCGCGGACGCCGCGGACGACGTGCCGGTCGCCGCCGCCTCCGCCGGCTCGGCCGCCACCTCCTCCGATCAGGAGGCCGCCGTCACCCCCGCCGAGGACGAGGCGCCGGCTGCAGCCGCGACCACCACCTCCACCCGCTCCCGCAAGGTCCGGGCGGAGCAGCCCGCCGCCGCAGCCGACGACGAGGAGAACACTGCGGAGGACGCGGAGGAGGCCGCGGCGGAGGAGCCGGAGCAGAAGCCGAAGCGCCGCCGTCGCCGCCCTGCCGAGACCGCGGAGCAGCCGGACGAGGAGCCCGCCGAGGACCTCCAGCTCGTCGCCACCCGCCTGCTCGCCCGCGCGATGCAGCTGGGCCACGAGAAGGACGACTCCGAGTGGCTGCACGCCGGCCAGGTGAAGAGCCAGATGAAGCGGATGGACCCCTCCTTCAGCGAGAAGGCCCTCGGCTACCGCTCGTTCAGCGACTTCGTGAAGTCGCGCGACAGCCTGGTGGAGCTCGACGACAGCTCGACCGCGCAGCTCATCCGCCTCGCCCCCTCCCGCCCGCGCCGCGCCCGGCACAGCGGCAGGATCAGCGACCCCGTCAACGCGTCCTGA
- a CDS encoding NADP-dependent oxidoreductase, which yields MAERRSARQWIATQFGGPETWEFAEREVPEPGPGEVTIEVRAAGVNPADYKHVASPRPGTEFPVPIGYELAGVVTAIGPGTELASGGGAVGDEVVAFRIQGGYATELTVPAKDVFAKPPRLAEEEAANLLLAGSTAAQMLHVTDVRDGETILVHGASGAVGVSILQQAAELGARVIGTASEAGFARVRRFGGLPVEYGPGLAERVREAAQGPIAAALDTVGTDEAVDVSLELVPDRLRIVTIVAAQRAEKEGFHAVFGAQPESQRYRDSVRARLLELAGSGRLQVPIARTYPLAEAPEALRFLAEGHPGGKIALLP from the coding sequence ATGGCAGAACGACGCAGTGCCCGGCAGTGGATCGCGACCCAGTTCGGCGGTCCGGAGACGTGGGAGTTCGCAGAGCGGGAGGTGCCGGAGCCCGGCCCCGGCGAGGTCACCATCGAGGTGCGGGCCGCCGGCGTGAATCCCGCCGACTACAAGCACGTCGCGTCGCCGCGGCCCGGCACCGAGTTCCCCGTCCCGATCGGCTACGAGCTGGCCGGCGTGGTGACCGCGATCGGGCCGGGCACCGAACTGGCGTCGGGAGGCGGCGCCGTCGGGGACGAGGTCGTGGCGTTCCGCATCCAGGGCGGCTATGCGACCGAGCTGACCGTGCCCGCGAAGGACGTCTTCGCCAAGCCGCCGCGCCTGGCCGAGGAGGAGGCCGCCAACCTCCTGCTCGCCGGCTCCACCGCCGCCCAGATGCTGCACGTGACCGACGTGCGCGACGGCGAGACCATCCTCGTGCACGGCGCCTCGGGCGCGGTCGGCGTCAGCATCCTCCAGCAGGCGGCGGAGCTCGGCGCGCGGGTGATCGGCACCGCGAGCGAGGCCGGCTTCGCCCGGGTCCGGCGCTTCGGCGGCCTGCCGGTCGAATACGGCCCCGGGCTCGCCGAACGCGTGCGGGAGGCCGCCCAGGGCCCCATCGCCGCCGCGCTCGACACCGTCGGCACCGACGAGGCGGTCGACGTCTCGCTGGAGCTGGTGCCCGACCGCCTCCGCATCGTCACCATCGTCGCCGCGCAGCGCGCCGAGAAGGAAGGGTTCCACGCCGTCTTCGGCGCGCAGCCCGAGAGCCAGCGCTACCGCGACTCGGTGCGCGCGCGGCTGCTCGAGCTGGCCGGCTCCGGGAGGCTGCAGGTGCCCATCGCCCGCACGTACCCGCTGGCCGAGGCGCCGGAGGCGTTGCGCTTCCTCGCCGAGGGACACCCGGGCGGCAAGATCGCACTGCTGCCGTAG
- a CDS encoding MFS transporter: MTPPADRSRPVSAAVAALSLGTLLNPLNSSMIAVALVPLQRDFDVDVTTVTWVVTAFYLASAAGQPLMGRLADRFGPRRLFLFGMLVVALACALTPFATSFAAVCLGRVALAIGTAPAFPSAIAMLRSLSSASQVGTPRLLGRIQIANTAGAAVGPVLGGALVTFLGWQAIFWVNVPLAALAFAGVWIAAPRDAERERTPLSRTLIESDIPGILLFIATLTSLLVFLLDLHPQPLWWLLPVAVLAGAGFVWRELRTRTPFLDLRLLAANRRLMTIYLCFAIFNIVYYSAFFGLPQYLQSHGGYSAGIAGLLMFPLAAVTTVVTPFAARMIERVGLRPTLLGGAGALIAGAALLAVGAASTASWVVLLLTAALGVPYAVVSIAMNQALYASARPEDSGVAAGIFQTSRYVGAIIATTLLGLLFSAGTTPGSWLTAVSVASALAVVHLVLLVFSRPRSGGRRDGGGAEAAAG, encoded by the coding sequence GTGACTCCGCCGGCCGACCGCTCCCGCCCGGTGTCCGCGGCCGTCGCGGCCCTCAGCCTCGGCACGCTGCTCAACCCGCTCAACTCGTCGATGATCGCGGTCGCGCTCGTGCCGCTGCAACGCGACTTCGACGTCGACGTGACGACGGTCACCTGGGTGGTGACCGCCTTCTACCTCGCATCGGCGGCCGGCCAGCCGCTCATGGGCCGGCTGGCCGACCGGTTCGGCCCGCGCCGACTGTTCCTGTTCGGGATGCTGGTCGTGGCGCTCGCGTGCGCGCTGACGCCGTTCGCCACCTCGTTCGCCGCGGTGTGCCTCGGCCGGGTCGCACTCGCCATCGGGACTGCGCCCGCGTTCCCGTCGGCCATCGCCATGCTCCGCTCCCTCTCCTCGGCGAGCCAGGTCGGCACCCCGCGCCTGCTCGGCCGCATCCAGATCGCGAACACCGCCGGCGCCGCGGTCGGCCCGGTGCTGGGCGGAGCGCTCGTCACCTTCCTCGGCTGGCAGGCGATCTTCTGGGTCAACGTCCCGCTCGCCGCGTTGGCCTTCGCCGGCGTGTGGATCGCCGCCCCGCGCGACGCCGAGCGCGAGCGGACCCCGCTCTCCCGCACCCTGATCGAGTCGGACATCCCCGGCATCCTGCTGTTCATCGCCACCCTGACGTCGCTGCTGGTGTTCCTGCTCGACCTGCACCCGCAGCCGCTGTGGTGGCTGCTGCCGGTCGCGGTCCTCGCGGGCGCCGGGTTCGTGTGGCGCGAGCTGCGCACGCGGACGCCGTTCCTCGACCTGCGCCTCCTGGCCGCGAACCGGCGGCTGATGACGATCTACCTGTGCTTCGCGATCTTCAACATCGTCTACTACTCGGCGTTCTTCGGCCTGCCGCAGTACCTGCAGTCGCACGGAGGCTACTCGGCGGGGATAGCGGGCCTCCTGATGTTCCCGCTGGCCGCGGTCACGACCGTCGTGACGCCCTTCGCCGCCCGGATGATCGAACGCGTCGGCCTCCGCCCCACCCTGCTCGGCGGCGCGGGCGCCCTGATCGCCGGAGCCGCGCTGCTCGCGGTGGGCGCCGCCTCCACCGCGTCGTGGGTGGTGCTTCTATTGACGGCGGCGCTCGGCGTGCCGTACGCGGTCGTCAGCATCGCGATGAACCAGGCCCTGTACGCCTCGGCCCGCCCCGAGGACAGCGGCGTCGCCGCGGGCATCTTCCAGACCTCCCGCTACGTCGGCGCGATCATCGCCACGACCCTCCTGGGCCTGCTGTTCAGCGCCGGCACCACCCCGGGAAGCTGGCTCACCGCGGTCTCGGTCGCGTCGGCGCTGGCGGTCGTGCACCTCGTGCTGCTGGTGTTCTCGCGTCCGCGGTCGGGTGGCCGGAGGGATGGTGGGGGCGCGGAGGCTGCGGCAGGGTGA
- a CDS encoding MgtC/SapB family protein: MALWPDPEHLLVQLGLLLLAFILTGLIGIERERRLKSAGLRTHILVGLGAALFTLVSAYGFTALGLGPTDPSRIAAQVVTGIGFVGAGVIFVNRGNVVGLTTAASIWVTAAVGMACGAGLPVLAVAGTVLHLLAVGSLPMAERMLRRTTGVTLTVRVLRGGTAVRDVLDRCAASSTKTRIDELREAPDGAALEFSIRVRGRRPEANRLVADLAEIVGVTGITALDDRAV; encoded by the coding sequence ATGGCGCTGTGGCCGGACCCCGAGCACCTCCTGGTGCAGCTCGGACTGCTGCTGCTGGCGTTCATCCTCACCGGGCTCATCGGCATCGAGCGCGAGCGCCGACTGAAGAGCGCCGGCCTGCGCACCCACATCCTCGTCGGGCTGGGCGCCGCACTGTTCACGCTGGTCTCGGCCTACGGTTTCACCGCGCTCGGCCTCGGCCCGACGGACCCCTCGCGCATCGCCGCGCAGGTCGTCACCGGAATCGGCTTCGTGGGCGCCGGCGTCATCTTCGTGAACCGCGGCAACGTCGTCGGCCTCACGACGGCCGCGTCGATCTGGGTCACGGCGGCCGTCGGGATGGCGTGCGGCGCAGGCCTGCCGGTCCTCGCCGTCGCCGGCACGGTCCTCCACCTCCTCGCCGTCGGCTCGCTGCCGATGGCCGAGCGGATGCTGCGCCGCACCACCGGCGTCACGCTCACCGTGCGCGTCCTCCGCGGGGGCACGGCCGTGCGCGACGTGCTGGACCGCTGCGCCGCGAGCAGCACCAAGACCCGGATCGACGAGCTGCGGGAGGCGCCCGACGGCGCAGCCCTCGAGTTCTCCATCCGCGTCCGCGGACGAAGACCCGAGGCGAACCGCCTGGTGGCCGACCTCGCCGAGATCGTCGGGGTGACCGGGATCACGGCGTTGGACGATCGGGCGGTGTGA
- a CDS encoding alpha/beta hydrolase family protein → MDVDVPTSLGPGRLVVAPAERPRAALWLGHGAGGGIGAVDLAALADRLPEHGVTVLRYEQPWRVAGRRVAPRPQQLDVAWLETAPAVRDLVGGLPLIVGGRSAGARVACRTATELGAAGVVCLAFPLHPPGHPERSRLEELLAPSVPVLVLQGDRDTFGTAEHVRAETADAANVRVVPVPGADHGMKVLASSPLRPAEVARLVVDEVAAFVAAVSR, encoded by the coding sequence GTGGATGTCGACGTTCCCACCTCCCTCGGCCCCGGTCGCCTCGTCGTGGCGCCCGCCGAACGGCCCCGCGCGGCGCTCTGGCTCGGGCACGGAGCGGGCGGGGGCATCGGCGCGGTCGACCTGGCGGCGCTCGCGGACCGGCTCCCGGAGCACGGCGTCACGGTGCTCCGGTACGAGCAGCCGTGGCGGGTCGCCGGACGCCGCGTCGCCCCGCGGCCGCAACAGCTCGACGTGGCATGGTTGGAGACCGCTCCCGCTGTCCGCGACCTCGTCGGCGGGCTTCCCCTCATCGTCGGCGGCCGCAGCGCCGGGGCCCGGGTCGCCTGCCGCACCGCGACCGAGCTCGGCGCGGCCGGGGTGGTCTGCCTCGCCTTCCCCCTCCACCCGCCGGGACACCCGGAGCGGTCGCGCTTGGAGGAGCTGCTCGCCCCCTCTGTGCCCGTGCTCGTCCTGCAGGGCGACCGCGACACGTTCGGCACCGCTGAGCATGTCCGGGCGGAGACCGCGGATGCCGCGAATGTGCGTGTGGTCCCCGTGCCCGGTGCCGACCACGGCATGAAAGTGCTTGCCTCGTCACCGCTGCGCCCGGCCGAGGTGGCCCGGCTCGTCGTGGACGAGGTCGCGGCGTTCGTGGCGGCGGTGAGCCGGTAG
- a CDS encoding NAD(P)H-dependent flavin oxidoreductase: MQQRLGLRHPIVLGPFGGLSSVNLTAAVAEAGGLGSFGLYGYSADRIRETADELRRRTSGPIALNLWLPWVGPGERPLGEPTDRQTYDDAAEALRTLYAEAGAEPPPYAERLLPAFEEQVEAALDARPAALSFVFGVPPTEIVSAAHERGILVIGAATTVPEALALEAGGVDAIVASGFEAAGHRPSFLLPAEKSLVGGLALIPQVVDAVDVPVIAAGGIADRRGVAAALALGAEAVQVGTAFLATEESAAPHSHRDSIRSSDAHETVLTRAMSGRFARGLPNHAVRVVEESDAIAPFPLQNVLTGAFRRAAAAADRPDLLSLWMGQGAALARGATAAEVMAELVAGVATHR, encoded by the coding sequence CTGCAGCAACGGCTCGGTCTCCGGCATCCCATCGTGCTCGGTCCGTTCGGTGGACTCTCATCGGTGAACCTGACGGCGGCGGTCGCCGAGGCCGGCGGACTCGGCTCGTTCGGGCTGTACGGCTATAGCGCCGACCGCATCCGGGAGACGGCTGACGAGCTGCGACGCCGGACGTCCGGCCCGATCGCGCTGAACCTGTGGCTTCCGTGGGTGGGGCCGGGGGAGCGGCCGCTCGGCGAGCCCACCGACCGTCAGACCTACGACGACGCCGCTGAGGCGCTCCGCACGCTCTATGCCGAGGCGGGAGCCGAGCCGCCGCCCTACGCGGAGCGGCTGCTGCCCGCCTTCGAGGAGCAGGTGGAGGCGGCACTCGACGCTCGGCCGGCCGCCCTCAGTTTCGTCTTCGGAGTCCCGCCGACGGAGATCGTCAGCGCGGCGCATGAGCGCGGCATCCTCGTGATCGGTGCTGCGACGACCGTGCCCGAGGCGCTGGCGCTGGAGGCGGGCGGGGTCGACGCGATCGTCGCCTCGGGCTTCGAGGCGGCCGGGCACCGACCCTCGTTCCTGCTGCCGGCCGAGAAGAGCCTCGTCGGGGGCCTGGCTCTGATCCCGCAGGTGGTGGACGCCGTCGACGTCCCCGTCATCGCCGCCGGTGGCATCGCCGATCGACGCGGTGTGGCTGCGGCTCTTGCGCTCGGCGCCGAGGCCGTTCAGGTCGGGACCGCGTTCCTCGCCACCGAGGAGTCGGCGGCGCCCCACTCTCATCGCGACAGCATTCGCTCCTCCGACGCCCACGAGACGGTGCTCACCCGTGCCATGAGCGGACGCTTCGCTCGCGGGCTTCCGAATCACGCGGTGCGCGTCGTGGAGGAGAGCGACGCGATCGCGCCCTTCCCTCTGCAGAACGTCCTGACCGGCGCCTTCCGGCGCGCGGCCGCCGCAGCGGACCGGCCCGACCTCCTCTCACTGTGGATGGGTCAGGGCGCTGCGCTGGCCCGGGGAGCCACGGCGGCCGAGGTCATGGCCGAACTGGTCGCGGGGGTCGCGACCCACCGCTGA
- the rmuC gene encoding DNA recombination protein RmuC — MDILALLLGLVLGLVVGGAAAGTVVASVLRRRPSADTAAVQVDPAVIEARHATELAEVRAAEAAVQAEIRTDLAAAHTRVDALQEQLRGAQEQYRELLERQRAEAQERAERERTEAQERTARERAESKVLEALAPVRQTLTEMQRKVVELETQRHEQHGQLTQQLRTAAESEERLRSTAEALASALRSNSTRGVWGETQLRSVVEAAGLIERVDFSVQSSIQSESGSGRPDMIVHLPGGKSIALDAKVPFNSYLEASQIPATATGSERAQRDALLKQHVKAVRDHITALGNKAYWTGLESSPELVIAFIPSESLVSSALEADPSIMEFAFGKRVALASPVTLWSVLKTVAFSWQQDVLTQEAKQLFDLSRTLYTRLSTTAGHIEKLGRSLERTIKDYNGFVGSLERQVFPAARKLNALDESKVIGVIEGIEESPRELTAFELVSELDSPSAVTAGEPVSSAAVAPVSEESTADSGDGAGEGEERDMHGIDKLALEEQARAHETADRSAADDLRSA; from the coding sequence ATGGACATCCTCGCCCTCCTCCTCGGACTCGTGCTCGGCCTCGTCGTCGGCGGTGCCGCGGCGGGCACGGTCGTCGCCTCCGTGCTCCGCCGGCGCCCATCCGCAGACACCGCGGCGGTGCAGGTCGACCCCGCCGTCATCGAGGCGCGCCATGCGACCGAGCTGGCGGAGGTGCGGGCGGCGGAGGCCGCCGTGCAGGCCGAGATCCGCACCGATCTCGCCGCGGCGCACACGCGCGTCGACGCGCTGCAGGAGCAGTTGCGCGGCGCCCAGGAGCAGTACCGCGAGCTGCTCGAGCGGCAGCGGGCGGAGGCGCAGGAGCGCGCCGAGCGCGAACGCACGGAGGCCCAGGAGCGCACGGCCCGCGAGCGAGCGGAGAGCAAGGTCCTGGAGGCGCTCGCGCCGGTGCGCCAGACGCTCACCGAGATGCAGCGCAAGGTCGTCGAGCTCGAGACGCAGCGTCACGAGCAGCACGGCCAGCTGACGCAGCAGCTGCGCACGGCGGCGGAGTCGGAGGAGCGCCTCCGCAGCACCGCGGAGGCGCTGGCGTCGGCCCTCCGCTCCAACAGCACGCGTGGCGTCTGGGGCGAGACCCAGCTGCGCAGCGTCGTGGAGGCGGCGGGGCTCATCGAGCGCGTCGACTTCTCGGTGCAGTCCAGCATCCAGTCCGAATCCGGCTCCGGGCGCCCCGACATGATCGTGCACCTCCCCGGCGGCAAGAGCATCGCCCTCGACGCGAAGGTTCCGTTCAACTCCTACCTGGAGGCCAGCCAGATCCCGGCCACGGCGACCGGTTCCGAGCGGGCACAGCGCGACGCGCTCCTGAAGCAGCACGTGAAGGCGGTCCGCGACCACATCACCGCGCTGGGCAACAAGGCCTACTGGACCGGGCTGGAGTCGTCGCCGGAGCTGGTGATCGCCTTCATCCCGAGTGAGTCCCTGGTGTCGTCGGCGCTGGAGGCGGACCCGTCGATCATGGAGTTCGCCTTCGGCAAGCGCGTGGCGCTCGCCTCGCCGGTCACACTGTGGTCGGTGCTGAAGACCGTGGCGTTCAGCTGGCAGCAGGACGTGCTGACGCAGGAGGCGAAGCAGTTGTTCGACCTCAGCCGCACGCTCTACACCCGCCTCTCCACAACGGCCGGGCACATCGAGAAGCTCGGCCGGTCGCTGGAACGGACGATCAAGGACTACAACGGCTTCGTCGGCTCGCTCGAGCGGCAGGTGTTCCCCGCCGCACGCAAGCTCAACGCGCTCGACGAGTCGAAGGTCATCGGCGTCATCGAGGGCATCGAGGAGTCGCCGCGCGAGCTGACCGCGTTCGAGCTCGTGAGTGAGCTCGATTCCCCGAGTGCGGTCACCGCCGGCGAGCCTGTCAGCTCTGCCGCGGTCGCGCCCGTCTCGGAAGAGTCGACCGCTGACTCCGGGGATGGTGCGGGTGAGGGCGAGGAACGCGACATGCACGGGATCGACAAGCTCGCGCTGGAGGAGCAGGCACGGGCTCACGAGACCGCGGACCGCTCCGCCGCTGACGACCTCCGGAGCGCGTAG
- a CDS encoding exonuclease domain-containing protein, whose translation MTLDFTAIDFETANSSAASACSVGLIKVRDGKVVDRAGWLIRPPFGHDHFQEWNVRIHGIQPEQVVDALGWVEQLADLVAFAEDDHLVAHNAGFDMGVIRAACAATAVECPEYRYLCSLQVARRTYSLESYRLPVAAMAAGFEDFHHHDALADAEACAAIVVHAARRHGAATIDDLAELCGARVGRIGMPVAA comes from the coding sequence GTGACCCTGGACTTCACCGCCATCGACTTCGAGACCGCCAACTCCTCCGCCGCCTCCGCGTGCTCGGTGGGGCTGATCAAGGTCCGCGACGGCAAGGTGGTCGACCGCGCCGGCTGGCTGATCCGCCCGCCGTTCGGGCACGACCACTTCCAGGAGTGGAACGTGCGCATCCACGGCATCCAGCCGGAGCAGGTGGTCGACGCTCTGGGGTGGGTGGAACAGCTCGCGGATCTGGTCGCCTTCGCGGAGGACGACCACCTGGTCGCCCACAACGCCGGGTTCGACATGGGCGTCATCCGTGCGGCCTGCGCGGCCACGGCCGTCGAGTGCCCGGAGTACCGCTATCTCTGCAGCCTGCAGGTCGCACGGCGCACCTACTCGCTGGAGTCCTACCGTCTTCCGGTCGCTGCGATGGCCGCAGGGTTCGAGGACTTCCACCACCACGACGCCCTGGCGGACGCGGAGGCCTGCGCGGCCATCGTGGTCCACGCGGCACGACGCCACGGGGCGGCCACCATCGACGACCTGGCGGAGCTGTGCGGCGCCCGCGTCGGGCGGATCGGGATGCCGGTCGCGGCCTGA